In Phlebotomus papatasi isolate M1 chromosome 1, Ppap_2.1, whole genome shotgun sequence, the following proteins share a genomic window:
- the LOC129809810 gene encoding uncharacterized protein LOC129809810 isoform X1, with translation MECQSDSNKLPPGWDEKYDPNSGLYFYINYITKTTTFDDPRIKHRQSVSTGTGTTNYGNSTESIPMQPLHGSPYHVYPANNYPAVQPAFQGPASGVPSHSASPLLAAKLQQMEMSPVTRPPTPRTNAHFSRNNIQETSFSNSAAETEAAVAKINTMFPTVSDTHIRLLLKKYYNREAVVISALQVEKHPITTPGPYSTPPPTNRHFHNTALGCAAIFQMTPPLNRDFSRTGSPILRPGSCTSGSYGSPRFGENFRSSPKPHSSPKMKLRYLKSIYPKAEETLLLDILANADNNVQKASEELTQMGYEKKDTTIPKVSMRKKDEAKNEIKNRIDRATPPQLPPKIKTMEEKSKLKLRLQSQYKDIPEKIISMALESVDYSEDRALAILNIVVQEDDKNAKVESAAATKVEKKVTEVQASSSAPSRSSSTSSSAKKNGEISNKINVAQEQECESVVDAPTAPSSSSTSPSTKEVSSDDVLVAEDSGAGVDVMKKRQARPKAKNDHTKAVETQEEPEVSKKSDFKSLTSRTATAGPNSSLSKGPNDELLLVDYVTWNGANPDLATGRKQAALGSDPKNRSERSYVPKGANVELCKGPRPGLAKGSIYSQLTKGLPAGGASVICN, from the exons ATGGAGTGTCAAAGTGATTCAAACAAACTACCTCCCGGTTGGGATGAAAAATATGACCCAAATTCCGGACTTTA CTTCTACATCAACTACATCACTAAAACCACAACTTTTGACGATCCCCGGATAAAGCACCGGCAATCTGTGTCTACGGGCACCGGTACTACTAACTACGGAAATTCCACGGAATCAATACCAATGCAG CCATTGCATGGATCTCCCTACCATGTTTACCCTGCAAACAATTACCCCGCAGTGCAGCCTGCATTTCAGGGGCCCGCATCTGGAGTGCCCAGTCACTCCGCGAGTCCCTTACTAGCTGCCAAGCTACAACAAATG GAGATGTCTCCGGTCACTCGTCCTCCAACACCCAGGACAAATGCCCATTTCAGTCGCAACAACATCCAGGAGACATCTTTCAGCAATTCAGCTGCAGAGACGGAGGCAGCTGTCGCTAAAATCAACACTATGTTCCCCACCGTCAGTGACACCCACATCCGTCTCCTACTGAAGAA GTATTACAATCGCGAGGCAGTTGTGATAAGTGCTCTACAGGTGGAAAAGCATCCAATCACAACTCCCGGACCCTATTCTACGCCTCCGCCCACCAATCGTCACTTCCACAATACAGCTCTTGGATGTGCAGCCATCTTTCAGATGACACCACCACTTAACAGGGATTTTTCGAGGACTGgaagtccaattttgagaccaggCAGCTGTACCAGTGGCAGCTATGGATCTCCGAGATTCGGAGAGAATTTCCGAAGTTCACCAAAGCCCCATTCTTCGCCAAAGATGAAGCTTAG ATACCTGAAGAGTATTTATCCGAAAGCCGAAGAGACGCTTCTGCTGGACATCCTTGCGAATGCTGACAACAATGTACAGAAGGCGTCAGAGGAATTGACCCAAATGGGGTATGAGAAGAAGGATACAACCATCCCCAAAGTGTCAATGCGCAAGAAGGATGAGGCAAAGAATGAGATCAAGAATAGAATTGATCGAGCAACACCTCCACAACTTCCACCAAAGATCAAGACCATGGAGGAGAAGAGTAAAT taaaattgCGCCTTCAGTCGCAGTACAAGGACATTCCGGAGAAGATAATTTCAATGGCTCTGGAGAGTGTTGATTATTCCGAGGACAGGGCACTGGCAATTCTCAATATTGTCGTGCAGGAAGATGACAAAAATGCCAAAGTTGAGAGTGCCGCCGCGACAAAAGTTGAGAAGAAAGTTACCGAAGTACAAGCATCATCTTCAGCTCCAAG CCGAAGCAGCAGCACTTCTTCGTCGGCCAAGAAAAACGGCGAgataagcaataaaataaatgttgcACAAGAGCAAGAGTGTGAGAGTGTTGTTGATGCACCAACGGCACCATCATCCTCATCAACATCGCCATCCACCAAGGAGGTATCCAGTGACGATGTGCTGGTAGCCGAGGATTCCGGTGCTGGTGTGGATGTCATGAAGAAGCGCCAGGCGAGGCCCAAGGCCAAGAATGACCATACAAa AGCTGTTGAGACTCAAGAGGAACCTGAAGTGTCCAAAAAATCCGATTTCAAGTCACTAACTTCACGTACAGCAACAGCAGGTCCTAATTCTTCATTGTCCAAAGGACCCAATGATGAACTTCTGCT AGTGGACTATGTGACCTGGAATGGGGCTAATCCAGACTTGGCTACAGGCAGGAAGCAGGCTGCATTGGGTAGTGACCCGAAAAATCGTTCTGAGCGATCGTATGTGCCAAAGGGAGCCAATGTGGAACTGTGCAAAGGTCCTCGACCTGGTTTAGCCAAAGGAAGCATCTATTCACAGTTAACCAAGGGGCTTCCCGCTGGAGGAGCCTCTGTGATCTGCAATTGA
- the LOC129809810 gene encoding uncharacterized protein LOC129809810 isoform X2, which yields MECQSDSNKLPPGWDEKYDPNSGLYFYINYITKTTTFDDPRIKHRQSVSTGTGTTNYGNSTESIPMQEMSPVTRPPTPRTNAHFSRNNIQETSFSNSAAETEAAVAKINTMFPTVSDTHIRLLLKKYYNREAVVISALQVEKHPITTPGPYSTPPPTNRHFHNTALGCAAIFQMTPPLNRDFSRTGSPILRPGSCTSGSYGSPRFGENFRSSPKPHSSPKMKLRYLKSIYPKAEETLLLDILANADNNVQKASEELTQMGYEKKDTTIPKVSMRKKDEAKNEIKNRIDRATPPQLPPKIKTMEEKSKLKLRLQSQYKDIPEKIISMALESVDYSEDRALAILNIVVQEDDKNAKVESAAATKVEKKVTEVQASSSAPSRSSSTSSSAKKNGEISNKINVAQEQECESVVDAPTAPSSSSTSPSTKEVSSDDVLVAEDSGAGVDVMKKRQARPKAKNDHTKAVETQEEPEVSKKSDFKSLTSRTATAGPNSSLSKGPNDELLLVDYVTWNGANPDLATGRKQAALGSDPKNRSERSYVPKGANVELCKGPRPGLAKGSIYSQLTKGLPAGGASVICN from the exons ATGGAGTGTCAAAGTGATTCAAACAAACTACCTCCCGGTTGGGATGAAAAATATGACCCAAATTCCGGACTTTA CTTCTACATCAACTACATCACTAAAACCACAACTTTTGACGATCCCCGGATAAAGCACCGGCAATCTGTGTCTACGGGCACCGGTACTACTAACTACGGAAATTCCACGGAATCAATACCAATGCAG GAGATGTCTCCGGTCACTCGTCCTCCAACACCCAGGACAAATGCCCATTTCAGTCGCAACAACATCCAGGAGACATCTTTCAGCAATTCAGCTGCAGAGACGGAGGCAGCTGTCGCTAAAATCAACACTATGTTCCCCACCGTCAGTGACACCCACATCCGTCTCCTACTGAAGAA GTATTACAATCGCGAGGCAGTTGTGATAAGTGCTCTACAGGTGGAAAAGCATCCAATCACAACTCCCGGACCCTATTCTACGCCTCCGCCCACCAATCGTCACTTCCACAATACAGCTCTTGGATGTGCAGCCATCTTTCAGATGACACCACCACTTAACAGGGATTTTTCGAGGACTGgaagtccaattttgagaccaggCAGCTGTACCAGTGGCAGCTATGGATCTCCGAGATTCGGAGAGAATTTCCGAAGTTCACCAAAGCCCCATTCTTCGCCAAAGATGAAGCTTAG ATACCTGAAGAGTATTTATCCGAAAGCCGAAGAGACGCTTCTGCTGGACATCCTTGCGAATGCTGACAACAATGTACAGAAGGCGTCAGAGGAATTGACCCAAATGGGGTATGAGAAGAAGGATACAACCATCCCCAAAGTGTCAATGCGCAAGAAGGATGAGGCAAAGAATGAGATCAAGAATAGAATTGATCGAGCAACACCTCCACAACTTCCACCAAAGATCAAGACCATGGAGGAGAAGAGTAAAT taaaattgCGCCTTCAGTCGCAGTACAAGGACATTCCGGAGAAGATAATTTCAATGGCTCTGGAGAGTGTTGATTATTCCGAGGACAGGGCACTGGCAATTCTCAATATTGTCGTGCAGGAAGATGACAAAAATGCCAAAGTTGAGAGTGCCGCCGCGACAAAAGTTGAGAAGAAAGTTACCGAAGTACAAGCATCATCTTCAGCTCCAAG CCGAAGCAGCAGCACTTCTTCGTCGGCCAAGAAAAACGGCGAgataagcaataaaataaatgttgcACAAGAGCAAGAGTGTGAGAGTGTTGTTGATGCACCAACGGCACCATCATCCTCATCAACATCGCCATCCACCAAGGAGGTATCCAGTGACGATGTGCTGGTAGCCGAGGATTCCGGTGCTGGTGTGGATGTCATGAAGAAGCGCCAGGCGAGGCCCAAGGCCAAGAATGACCATACAAa AGCTGTTGAGACTCAAGAGGAACCTGAAGTGTCCAAAAAATCCGATTTCAAGTCACTAACTTCACGTACAGCAACAGCAGGTCCTAATTCTTCATTGTCCAAAGGACCCAATGATGAACTTCTGCT AGTGGACTATGTGACCTGGAATGGGGCTAATCCAGACTTGGCTACAGGCAGGAAGCAGGCTGCATTGGGTAGTGACCCGAAAAATCGTTCTGAGCGATCGTATGTGCCAAAGGGAGCCAATGTGGAACTGTGCAAAGGTCCTCGACCTGGTTTAGCCAAAGGAAGCATCTATTCACAGTTAACCAAGGGGCTTCCCGCTGGAGGAGCCTCTGTGATCTGCAATTGA
- the LOC129809810 gene encoding uncharacterized protein LOC129809810 isoform X3 has translation MECQSDSNKLPPGWDEKYDPNSGLYFYINYITKTTTFDDPRIKHRQSVSTGTGTTNYGNSTESIPMQPLHGSPYHVYPANNYPAVQPAFQGPASGVPSHSASPLLAAKLQQMEMSPVTRPPTPRTNAHFSRNNIQETSFSNSAAETEAAVAKINTMFPTVSDTHIRLLLKKYYNREAVVISALQVEKHPITTPGPYSTPPPTNRHFHNTALGCAAIFQMTPPLNRDFSRTGSPILRPGSCTSGSYGSPRFGENFRSSPKPHSSPKMKLRYLKSIYPKAEETLLLDILANADNNVQKASEELTQMGYEKKDTTIPKVSMRKKDEAKNEIKNRIDRATPPQLPPKIKTMEEKSKLKLRLQSQYKDIPEKIISMALESVDYSEDRALAILNIVVQEDDKNAKVESAAATKVEKKVTEVQASSSAPRAVETQEEPEVSKKSDFKSLTSRTATAGPNSSLSKGPNDELLLVDYVTWNGANPDLATGRKQAALGSDPKNRSERSYVPKGANVELCKGPRPGLAKGSIYSQLTKGLPAGGASVICN, from the exons ATGGAGTGTCAAAGTGATTCAAACAAACTACCTCCCGGTTGGGATGAAAAATATGACCCAAATTCCGGACTTTA CTTCTACATCAACTACATCACTAAAACCACAACTTTTGACGATCCCCGGATAAAGCACCGGCAATCTGTGTCTACGGGCACCGGTACTACTAACTACGGAAATTCCACGGAATCAATACCAATGCAG CCATTGCATGGATCTCCCTACCATGTTTACCCTGCAAACAATTACCCCGCAGTGCAGCCTGCATTTCAGGGGCCCGCATCTGGAGTGCCCAGTCACTCCGCGAGTCCCTTACTAGCTGCCAAGCTACAACAAATG GAGATGTCTCCGGTCACTCGTCCTCCAACACCCAGGACAAATGCCCATTTCAGTCGCAACAACATCCAGGAGACATCTTTCAGCAATTCAGCTGCAGAGACGGAGGCAGCTGTCGCTAAAATCAACACTATGTTCCCCACCGTCAGTGACACCCACATCCGTCTCCTACTGAAGAA GTATTACAATCGCGAGGCAGTTGTGATAAGTGCTCTACAGGTGGAAAAGCATCCAATCACAACTCCCGGACCCTATTCTACGCCTCCGCCCACCAATCGTCACTTCCACAATACAGCTCTTGGATGTGCAGCCATCTTTCAGATGACACCACCACTTAACAGGGATTTTTCGAGGACTGgaagtccaattttgagaccaggCAGCTGTACCAGTGGCAGCTATGGATCTCCGAGATTCGGAGAGAATTTCCGAAGTTCACCAAAGCCCCATTCTTCGCCAAAGATGAAGCTTAG ATACCTGAAGAGTATTTATCCGAAAGCCGAAGAGACGCTTCTGCTGGACATCCTTGCGAATGCTGACAACAATGTACAGAAGGCGTCAGAGGAATTGACCCAAATGGGGTATGAGAAGAAGGATACAACCATCCCCAAAGTGTCAATGCGCAAGAAGGATGAGGCAAAGAATGAGATCAAGAATAGAATTGATCGAGCAACACCTCCACAACTTCCACCAAAGATCAAGACCATGGAGGAGAAGAGTAAAT taaaattgCGCCTTCAGTCGCAGTACAAGGACATTCCGGAGAAGATAATTTCAATGGCTCTGGAGAGTGTTGATTATTCCGAGGACAGGGCACTGGCAATTCTCAATATTGTCGTGCAGGAAGATGACAAAAATGCCAAAGTTGAGAGTGCCGCCGCGACAAAAGTTGAGAAGAAAGTTACCGAAGTACAAGCATCATCTTCAGCTCCAAG AGCTGTTGAGACTCAAGAGGAACCTGAAGTGTCCAAAAAATCCGATTTCAAGTCACTAACTTCACGTACAGCAACAGCAGGTCCTAATTCTTCATTGTCCAAAGGACCCAATGATGAACTTCTGCT AGTGGACTATGTGACCTGGAATGGGGCTAATCCAGACTTGGCTACAGGCAGGAAGCAGGCTGCATTGGGTAGTGACCCGAAAAATCGTTCTGAGCGATCGTATGTGCCAAAGGGAGCCAATGTGGAACTGTGCAAAGGTCCTCGACCTGGTTTAGCCAAAGGAAGCATCTATTCACAGTTAACCAAGGGGCTTCCCGCTGGAGGAGCCTCTGTGATCTGCAATTGA
- the LOC129809810 gene encoding uncharacterized protein LOC129809810 isoform X4, translated as MECQSDSNKLPPGWDEKYDPNSGLYFYINYITKTTTFDDPRIKHRQSVSTGTGTTNYGNSTESIPMQPLHGSPYHVYPANNYPAVQPAFQGPASGVPSHSASPLLAAKLQQMEMSPVTRPPTPRTNAHFSRNNIQETSFSNSAAETEAAVAKINTMFPTVSDTHIRLLLKKYLKSIYPKAEETLLLDILANADNNVQKASEELTQMGYEKKDTTIPKVSMRKKDEAKNEIKNRIDRATPPQLPPKIKTMEEKSKLKLRLQSQYKDIPEKIISMALESVDYSEDRALAILNIVVQEDDKNAKVESAAATKVEKKVTEVQASSSAPSRSSSTSSSAKKNGEISNKINVAQEQECESVVDAPTAPSSSSTSPSTKEVSSDDVLVAEDSGAGVDVMKKRQARPKAKNDHTKAVETQEEPEVSKKSDFKSLTSRTATAGPNSSLSKGPNDELLLVDYVTWNGANPDLATGRKQAALGSDPKNRSERSYVPKGANVELCKGPRPGLAKGSIYSQLTKGLPAGGASVICN; from the exons ATGGAGTGTCAAAGTGATTCAAACAAACTACCTCCCGGTTGGGATGAAAAATATGACCCAAATTCCGGACTTTA CTTCTACATCAACTACATCACTAAAACCACAACTTTTGACGATCCCCGGATAAAGCACCGGCAATCTGTGTCTACGGGCACCGGTACTACTAACTACGGAAATTCCACGGAATCAATACCAATGCAG CCATTGCATGGATCTCCCTACCATGTTTACCCTGCAAACAATTACCCCGCAGTGCAGCCTGCATTTCAGGGGCCCGCATCTGGAGTGCCCAGTCACTCCGCGAGTCCCTTACTAGCTGCCAAGCTACAACAAATG GAGATGTCTCCGGTCACTCGTCCTCCAACACCCAGGACAAATGCCCATTTCAGTCGCAACAACATCCAGGAGACATCTTTCAGCAATTCAGCTGCAGAGACGGAGGCAGCTGTCGCTAAAATCAACACTATGTTCCCCACCGTCAGTGACACCCACATCCGTCTCCTACTGAAGAA ATACCTGAAGAGTATTTATCCGAAAGCCGAAGAGACGCTTCTGCTGGACATCCTTGCGAATGCTGACAACAATGTACAGAAGGCGTCAGAGGAATTGACCCAAATGGGGTATGAGAAGAAGGATACAACCATCCCCAAAGTGTCAATGCGCAAGAAGGATGAGGCAAAGAATGAGATCAAGAATAGAATTGATCGAGCAACACCTCCACAACTTCCACCAAAGATCAAGACCATGGAGGAGAAGAGTAAAT taaaattgCGCCTTCAGTCGCAGTACAAGGACATTCCGGAGAAGATAATTTCAATGGCTCTGGAGAGTGTTGATTATTCCGAGGACAGGGCACTGGCAATTCTCAATATTGTCGTGCAGGAAGATGACAAAAATGCCAAAGTTGAGAGTGCCGCCGCGACAAAAGTTGAGAAGAAAGTTACCGAAGTACAAGCATCATCTTCAGCTCCAAG CCGAAGCAGCAGCACTTCTTCGTCGGCCAAGAAAAACGGCGAgataagcaataaaataaatgttgcACAAGAGCAAGAGTGTGAGAGTGTTGTTGATGCACCAACGGCACCATCATCCTCATCAACATCGCCATCCACCAAGGAGGTATCCAGTGACGATGTGCTGGTAGCCGAGGATTCCGGTGCTGGTGTGGATGTCATGAAGAAGCGCCAGGCGAGGCCCAAGGCCAAGAATGACCATACAAa AGCTGTTGAGACTCAAGAGGAACCTGAAGTGTCCAAAAAATCCGATTTCAAGTCACTAACTTCACGTACAGCAACAGCAGGTCCTAATTCTTCATTGTCCAAAGGACCCAATGATGAACTTCTGCT AGTGGACTATGTGACCTGGAATGGGGCTAATCCAGACTTGGCTACAGGCAGGAAGCAGGCTGCATTGGGTAGTGACCCGAAAAATCGTTCTGAGCGATCGTATGTGCCAAAGGGAGCCAATGTGGAACTGTGCAAAGGTCCTCGACCTGGTTTAGCCAAAGGAAGCATCTATTCACAGTTAACCAAGGGGCTTCCCGCTGGAGGAGCCTCTGTGATCTGCAATTGA
- the LOC129809810 gene encoding uncharacterized protein LOC129809810 isoform X5: protein MECQSDSNKLPPGWDEKYDPNSGLYFYINYITKTTTFDDPRIKHRQSVSTGTGTTNYGNSTESIPMQEMSPVTRPPTPRTNAHFSRNNIQETSFSNSAAETEAAVAKINTMFPTVSDTHIRLLLKKYYNREAVVISALQVEKHPITTPGPYSTPPPTNRHFHNTALGCAAIFQMTPPLNRDFSRTGSPILRPGSCTSGSYGSPRFGENFRSSPKPHSSPKMKLRYLKSIYPKAEETLLLDILANADNNVQKASEELTQMGYEKKDTTIPKVSMRKKDEAKNEIKNRIDRATPPQLPPKIKTMEEKSKLKLRLQSQYKDIPEKIISMALESVDYSEDRALAILNIVVQEDDKNAKVESAAATKVEKKVTEVQASSSAPRAVETQEEPEVSKKSDFKSLTSRTATAGPNSSLSKGPNDELLLVDYVTWNGANPDLATGRKQAALGSDPKNRSERSYVPKGANVELCKGPRPGLAKGSIYSQLTKGLPAGGASVICN, encoded by the exons ATGGAGTGTCAAAGTGATTCAAACAAACTACCTCCCGGTTGGGATGAAAAATATGACCCAAATTCCGGACTTTA CTTCTACATCAACTACATCACTAAAACCACAACTTTTGACGATCCCCGGATAAAGCACCGGCAATCTGTGTCTACGGGCACCGGTACTACTAACTACGGAAATTCCACGGAATCAATACCAATGCAG GAGATGTCTCCGGTCACTCGTCCTCCAACACCCAGGACAAATGCCCATTTCAGTCGCAACAACATCCAGGAGACATCTTTCAGCAATTCAGCTGCAGAGACGGAGGCAGCTGTCGCTAAAATCAACACTATGTTCCCCACCGTCAGTGACACCCACATCCGTCTCCTACTGAAGAA GTATTACAATCGCGAGGCAGTTGTGATAAGTGCTCTACAGGTGGAAAAGCATCCAATCACAACTCCCGGACCCTATTCTACGCCTCCGCCCACCAATCGTCACTTCCACAATACAGCTCTTGGATGTGCAGCCATCTTTCAGATGACACCACCACTTAACAGGGATTTTTCGAGGACTGgaagtccaattttgagaccaggCAGCTGTACCAGTGGCAGCTATGGATCTCCGAGATTCGGAGAGAATTTCCGAAGTTCACCAAAGCCCCATTCTTCGCCAAAGATGAAGCTTAG ATACCTGAAGAGTATTTATCCGAAAGCCGAAGAGACGCTTCTGCTGGACATCCTTGCGAATGCTGACAACAATGTACAGAAGGCGTCAGAGGAATTGACCCAAATGGGGTATGAGAAGAAGGATACAACCATCCCCAAAGTGTCAATGCGCAAGAAGGATGAGGCAAAGAATGAGATCAAGAATAGAATTGATCGAGCAACACCTCCACAACTTCCACCAAAGATCAAGACCATGGAGGAGAAGAGTAAAT taaaattgCGCCTTCAGTCGCAGTACAAGGACATTCCGGAGAAGATAATTTCAATGGCTCTGGAGAGTGTTGATTATTCCGAGGACAGGGCACTGGCAATTCTCAATATTGTCGTGCAGGAAGATGACAAAAATGCCAAAGTTGAGAGTGCCGCCGCGACAAAAGTTGAGAAGAAAGTTACCGAAGTACAAGCATCATCTTCAGCTCCAAG AGCTGTTGAGACTCAAGAGGAACCTGAAGTGTCCAAAAAATCCGATTTCAAGTCACTAACTTCACGTACAGCAACAGCAGGTCCTAATTCTTCATTGTCCAAAGGACCCAATGATGAACTTCTGCT AGTGGACTATGTGACCTGGAATGGGGCTAATCCAGACTTGGCTACAGGCAGGAAGCAGGCTGCATTGGGTAGTGACCCGAAAAATCGTTCTGAGCGATCGTATGTGCCAAAGGGAGCCAATGTGGAACTGTGCAAAGGTCCTCGACCTGGTTTAGCCAAAGGAAGCATCTATTCACAGTTAACCAAGGGGCTTCCCGCTGGAGGAGCCTCTGTGATCTGCAATTGA
- the LOC129809810 gene encoding uncharacterized protein LOC129809810 isoform X6 translates to MECQSDSNKLPPGWDEKYDPNSGLYFYINYITKTTTFDDPRIKHRQSVSTGTGTTNYGNSTESIPMQEMSPVTRPPTPRTNAHFSRNNIQETSFSNSAAETEAAVAKINTMFPTVSDTHIRLLLKKYLKSIYPKAEETLLLDILANADNNVQKASEELTQMGYEKKDTTIPKVSMRKKDEAKNEIKNRIDRATPPQLPPKIKTMEEKSKLKLRLQSQYKDIPEKIISMALESVDYSEDRALAILNIVVQEDDKNAKVESAAATKVEKKVTEVQASSSAPSRSSSTSSSAKKNGEISNKINVAQEQECESVVDAPTAPSSSSTSPSTKEVSSDDVLVAEDSGAGVDVMKKRQARPKAKNDHTKAVETQEEPEVSKKSDFKSLTSRTATAGPNSSLSKGPNDELLLVDYVTWNGANPDLATGRKQAALGSDPKNRSERSYVPKGANVELCKGPRPGLAKGSIYSQLTKGLPAGGASVICN, encoded by the exons ATGGAGTGTCAAAGTGATTCAAACAAACTACCTCCCGGTTGGGATGAAAAATATGACCCAAATTCCGGACTTTA CTTCTACATCAACTACATCACTAAAACCACAACTTTTGACGATCCCCGGATAAAGCACCGGCAATCTGTGTCTACGGGCACCGGTACTACTAACTACGGAAATTCCACGGAATCAATACCAATGCAG GAGATGTCTCCGGTCACTCGTCCTCCAACACCCAGGACAAATGCCCATTTCAGTCGCAACAACATCCAGGAGACATCTTTCAGCAATTCAGCTGCAGAGACGGAGGCAGCTGTCGCTAAAATCAACACTATGTTCCCCACCGTCAGTGACACCCACATCCGTCTCCTACTGAAGAA ATACCTGAAGAGTATTTATCCGAAAGCCGAAGAGACGCTTCTGCTGGACATCCTTGCGAATGCTGACAACAATGTACAGAAGGCGTCAGAGGAATTGACCCAAATGGGGTATGAGAAGAAGGATACAACCATCCCCAAAGTGTCAATGCGCAAGAAGGATGAGGCAAAGAATGAGATCAAGAATAGAATTGATCGAGCAACACCTCCACAACTTCCACCAAAGATCAAGACCATGGAGGAGAAGAGTAAAT taaaattgCGCCTTCAGTCGCAGTACAAGGACATTCCGGAGAAGATAATTTCAATGGCTCTGGAGAGTGTTGATTATTCCGAGGACAGGGCACTGGCAATTCTCAATATTGTCGTGCAGGAAGATGACAAAAATGCCAAAGTTGAGAGTGCCGCCGCGACAAAAGTTGAGAAGAAAGTTACCGAAGTACAAGCATCATCTTCAGCTCCAAG CCGAAGCAGCAGCACTTCTTCGTCGGCCAAGAAAAACGGCGAgataagcaataaaataaatgttgcACAAGAGCAAGAGTGTGAGAGTGTTGTTGATGCACCAACGGCACCATCATCCTCATCAACATCGCCATCCACCAAGGAGGTATCCAGTGACGATGTGCTGGTAGCCGAGGATTCCGGTGCTGGTGTGGATGTCATGAAGAAGCGCCAGGCGAGGCCCAAGGCCAAGAATGACCATACAAa AGCTGTTGAGACTCAAGAGGAACCTGAAGTGTCCAAAAAATCCGATTTCAAGTCACTAACTTCACGTACAGCAACAGCAGGTCCTAATTCTTCATTGTCCAAAGGACCCAATGATGAACTTCTGCT AGTGGACTATGTGACCTGGAATGGGGCTAATCCAGACTTGGCTACAGGCAGGAAGCAGGCTGCATTGGGTAGTGACCCGAAAAATCGTTCTGAGCGATCGTATGTGCCAAAGGGAGCCAATGTGGAACTGTGCAAAGGTCCTCGACCTGGTTTAGCCAAAGGAAGCATCTATTCACAGTTAACCAAGGGGCTTCCCGCTGGAGGAGCCTCTGTGATCTGCAATTGA